Below is a window of Streptomyces sp. NBC_01429 DNA.
TGGGGTCTTCGCCGCCCTGACCGACGGGGGAGGCGACGCCCTCGGGCTTGGAGCCGAAGGACACGCTAGGCGTGTTGACGTCCAGGTAGCAGGTGATTCCGGACTTGGCCTTGGCGGTGATGAGGTAGTAGCCGCCGGCCTGGGTCTCCGAAGTGGCCGTGAAGTCCAGGTCGTTGGTGCCGCAGGACTGGCCGTAGCCGTCCTTCTTGGCGTCGTCGGTGGTGGAGCCGGAGCCGCCCGAGGTGGAATCGCTGGAGCCGGAGCCGCCCTTGGAGGAGCCGCCGTCGCTGTCGGCGGAGGTGGCGGCGGAGGCGGAGGAGGTGGCGGCGGCGTCGATGTCGTCGGGGTCACAGGCCGTGGTGGTGGCGGCGAGGGCCGTTACGGCCGCGGCGGCCAGGACGAGACGGGCGGAACGGGCGGCGAGACGCGAACGCATCTTGATCTCCAGCGATTGTCGGTTGCGGTGTTTCCTGCTGACACCGATCACACTAGGGCCGAGTCGATCCTGAAATGATCCCGTAAATGTCTGGGTTCTGTCTCACAACTTCGGTTCCATGAAAACGCGTTGGATCGCACCAACAACCAGCTCAAGCGGCCTGCCCGGGACCGTGCGAGCCGCCGAGACGTCGCGCGAGGTCCAGCAGCTCCGGCAGCCGCAGCACCCGGGCCCCGGAGCCGGGCAGCGGCACATGCAACGGCCCGGTCCAGCGGCCGGGGATCGCGTCCAGCCCGTACCGAGCCCCCGCGAGCCCTCCGGTGACCGCCGCCACCGTGTCCGTGTCCCCGCCGAGATCGATCGCGGCCCGTACGGCGTCCTCGTAACTCTCCGTCGTGCGCAGCGCCCAGACGGCGGAGCCCAGACAGGGCCACACGGCGCCGTTGAACTCGGTCGCCAGCCCCGGATGCCAGTCCGGCGCGAGGACCGTGGCGTACCGCGCGCGATGATCCGGGTGGACGGCGCCCAGGATGTCCGGCAGCGCGGCGAGCGGCTCGGCCCCGTCCAGCGCGACGCGGACGAGTTCATGGAAGACGGCGGTGCCTTCCCAGGCGGCCCGGTCGCCGTGCGTGAGCGCGGCGACGCGCCTGGCCGCGTCCATGGTGACGCGCCGCCCGCCCGGCGCGAAGTACACCGCCGACGTCGACGCCCGCATCAACGAGCCGTTGCCCGCCGCGTGCCGGTTGACCTGGAAGTGAACCGCGGCGGCGAGGTCCCAGGGCGAGCCGTTGGTCAGCACGTCCTCGGTCTGGAGACCGATGTCCTTGGGCTCGGACACCGCCCACCGCTGGAAGCGCCCGAAGATGTCCGGCAGATCCAGCCCGCCCCGCTCCAGCAGCGACTCCCCGACCAGGACCGCCATCTGCGTATCGTCGGTGGCCTCCCCGGGATCCCAGCCCCCGCCCCCGGCCATCTCCCCACCGGCCCCGGCCCCGGCCACCGGGAACCGCGCGGAGAACGCTCCTGACGGCCCGAACTCGAAGGGCCCACCCAGCGCGTCCCCCACGGCCGAACCGACAACGGCGCCGACGACCCGCTTCATGCGCTTCACCACGGTCATGGCCTGGGAGCATACGAATCACGGGCAAACACCGCCGCCCCGGCGGTGCCGATGACAGCCGCGAAATCCGGTCAGGGCACGGTCGAAGGGGCCGACGGCGCCGTGGAAGCGGAGTCCGACAGCCATGTCCGCCTCGCAGCTCGGCGCAGAGGTGGGTACGGCAACTCACCTTTCATGCCGGAGAAGGGGACGAGGTGCCGAGGTGCCTGTTCCCGTCCGGGCGGCCTGTACGAAGGCGGCGAAGGCGTTCGCCGATACCGTGGCCCTTCACCTGCGAAAGCTGCGTGTCCCCTGCCGAGCACGCACCTGCGCAGCCAACACCGGGATCGCCTCAATTTTCTCCGGTGCGAGGTCGCTCCAGACAAGTCCTTGTGGTCGGCGAGGGTTGGGGCACTCGATCACTTCGTCCGGCGTGACGATGAGGTCGACACGGAAGTCATGCTCTGTCTCGGGGATCTCCCCGTCGATGACCTGCAACTGATGGACAGGCGCGACGATGACTGTTTCCTCCGTCACGAGGCCCGCCTCGATGAGGAGCGCCACCTCCAGGTCGGAGTACCCAGCGCCTTTTCCGATGCGCGCACCGGAACGGTTAACGGCCACGCTGCCGCAGATCACGACATCGATGGGGTTCATGTCCTCGACTCCGACACGGCGAGCCGCCTGCGCGGCACCCCTCTTCTCCGCGGCCTGCTCGACCGGCAGCTCAAGTGCCTCCGGATCAAGCAGGAAGAACGGTCGAAGGCTCGCCATCCTCGGGACTGCCATGTAAAGCAACTTGCCGTCCCGGAGCGCTCGCGTGCGGATCGGAAGCTGTGCCCAGTCGGGATTTGCCTTGATCGTCCGGGCGCGCTTCCACTCATCCAACTCCGCCAGTCGGTCGGCGGTCGCCTCAGCGCCGTAGAAGCCGGGGATCTTGCCGTAGGAGCCTTCCGGTACCGCTCCCTCACGTTCGAGTTGGCGCCACACCTGGTCGCGAACGTTTTCCTTGGCCTGGTCGATGTTCGTCACGTTTCACCACTATTACTAGATGGCCGTCATGAGGGCCAGTAGGCGATCGTTGATGTCCTGGGCCCACGGTTCGTGCCGCCACTCTCGAAGCTCTCGACAAGCGGCGAAAGCCAGGTTGAGACCGCCCCCACCGCGGGTCAGCTCCACGGCGTCGATCGTGCGATGTATGGCGACTGTCGCCTCGTCCAGTTTGCGCTGGCGGATCAGCGACAAGGTGAGATTCCCGAGCACGATGGCCTGGCTCTTCTGCTTCGCCACGAGCGCCCTGGCCGTCTTGCGTAGAATGGGCTCCGCCCGCTCGGGCAGGTTCAAGAAGAGGTAGCACGACCCGGACAAGCGACTGAACTCGTTAATCGTGTAGTAGTCGGCAGCCATGTCGTCGGTGCCGACCCGGTTGAGCTGTTCCTCCGCCTTCGTCAGAGCCTCCTCACATGACTTGAGGTCGCCGGTCATAGCGGAGCCTTCGGCTACGTGAAGCAAGCTCAGCCCGGTGAGAGAAGGGCTGACATGTCGGGCGACTTCGGCCGCGCGTCCTGCCAAAGACGCGCCTCTGAGGGGATTCCTCTCGCCGTAGAGCGCGACGAAACTCTTTCGCAGAGTCGCGTACGCCTCCGTGTACGGATCGTGTGCCTGGCGGGCTGCCGTCACTGCTGCATCCAGATAAACGACAGGCGCTTCATGATCGCGCCTCTGGCTCACGTCCCAGACAAGCTGCCCCATGAACGTGGCCGACTCGGCTTCGACCTCAAAGAGAGCTTTTCGTACACGGGGGCGGGTTGTGTTCTCCCGAAGGAACTTCACCTGCCCGTGGATCTGACCGGCGGGTCCCATCAGCGCTGTCGAGGGCGCTCGATCGTACTGCTCGTCAAGCTGGCAGATCCGTTCGTGCAAAAGGGCGACCGCCACCAAGTCCACGGACGAGGGGTGTTCGAGAACGTAGTTCATGCGCTCACTCGGCTTGGTCTGAACGACCGATACGTCATCTAACAGTGACTGCAACTCCTCAACCGTCACCTTCAGTGCTGCGGCAAGCTTGGGACGCGCCCATGGCTGAGGTTCACTCTCGGCCGTCTCCCAGCGTGCGACCGTTGAGCGCTCGACGCCCAGCCGTTCGGCGAGCTTCTCTTGGCTGTAGCCCGCAGATTTACGGCGCTGAGCGAGCCGCACGCGCTTGGCCGTCATCGTTCTTCCCTCCCGGGATCAGGGGACTGCCAACCATAGCCAGACAGGGCCTGTTTTCCCAGGTCAGGCCCTCCAGTGCCTCATTTATGCGTCATTTCCACCTCGCTTTTGCTCTGGGTTTTTCCAGCTCAAGGGGCTTTTCTGGCCGTTAAGTCGGTCCCATGGCGCCGTACGCAAAGTCAGCTGCCATGTCGATCTTCCATCGCCAGGAGGGAACTTCATGCGGCCTGCGATTTACGGCTACATGCGCGTCGTGAGCAGTGACGAGACGGACGATGAATCCAAGCGTGTCAAACAGGAACTCGCCGCGTACGCGCAGCGTGAAGGCTTCACGCTCGACCAGATGTTCACGGAGAACATCTGGTGTTCGGAGTCTGCCTTCTACGTGATGCTCGACGCCTTGAAATGCCACGAAGTGAAGGACATTATCGTCCCCTCGCTCTGGCACTTCGCTCGGCTGCCTGGCCTTCAGGATGCCATGCGGCAGCACATTGAGCAGGAGACGGGCGCGCGTATCTGGGTAGTCCAGGGGCAACGGTGCGGCGGGGAGTTTGGGGGTCCACCGGCGAGTAGCGTGGCCAACAGATCGTCGCATGTCGGTATCACGGGCCCTGCTCCAGGAAGCTCGGAACGGTGAACGGGCGCGTCTACGTGTCGACCGTCGTGGCCGAAGGGCCGGTGAACGGGACCGTGGTGCGGGTGGTGTTGGGGGCGCGCCGGACGTACACACCGGAGGGCACCCTCCAGTGGCTGCGGGGTCAGGCGCACCGGATCGCCGACGGGCTCGACCCTGACCCGTACACGGCGTGGGCGGTGTACTCCGGGCCGGTGCTCGTGCCCGTGGCGGCCCATGTGCCGCACGCTCCTTCGGCGTTGCGGGCCTGGGGTGACGACCACGGGCAGCAGGACGCGGCCCGGCGGCGGCTGGTGTGCGGTGACCGGCTGACGGTCAGCACGGCGGACGGTTCCGGCCGCTACACCCTCACCGCCGTACCGACGGCGTTCCCGGACTCCGGGGCCGTCCGCTGCGGCGCTACGGCGCGAAAGCCGCGCCGGTGGTGGCCGTTTCGTCGCACTCGACGCCGACATACACGGCCACGTCCCGCACCACACGTCTCACCCACAGAAGGTCCCGCATGAAGTCCCTTGTCCCCGCCGTATCCACCGCGTTGTTCACCGCCTCGGCGGTCGGTGTCGTGCACATCGCGCTCGGCGTACGGCGGCATCGCCAGCGCTGTCGGCTGACCACCGGCGAGATGCACGCGCGGCTCATGGCCGATCAGGAGCAGCATCCGGCGCTCGCCGTTATGTGGGCATCGTTGGCCGCATTCGCAGCTGAGGAGCGTACCCACCAACTCCACTGCCACCGCTGGTTACTTCTCTGGTCCCTTCAGCACCGCACCCGGATCGTCGCCCCCGGTGCCATGCGACGAGTGGCGGCAGACTTCATGCGGCATCCGGAGAACCGGTCGGCCTGGGAGTACGCGCGGCACACAATGCTCGGGGAAGTCAGGGACGGCGCTGACCGGCGCTTCGTGCGGCTCTTCGACGACGCTTACGACACCTGGCACGAGCAGTCCATGGCCACCGAGGCCGGGGAGAGCTCGTGAGCGGCTCGCAGAGGACCATGGACGACGCGCCCCGGCTCGGGCTTCCCGTACCGGAGCCGGTCCCGGTAGCCGGATGCGTCGTGTGCGCGGGGCTGCGCGCGCGGCGGGAGGAGGCCCGGCGTTCCGGGGACCTGTCCCGTGTCAGCGACCGCAATGTGGAGATGGCCCGTCACCCGCACCGGCCCGCCCCGTGAGGCGGCTCGAAGCCCTTGCCGTCACCTTGGGCGCCGTCCTCGGGATCCTCGCCATAGCCGTCGCGATCGGGCGCGGTAGTGACTCGGCGCGGCCCGGGGTTGTGACCGGCAGGGGAGGGGCACCCGGCGACGACCCGCACTCGCACCACCGGCCCTGACCCGGTACCACCCGTACACGTCCCCGCCCGCAACGCGGCTGAGCCCGGCGACCACCCGCAGGTCGTCGCCGGGCTCAGCCCAGGACCAAAGACCCCGCGGCTACGCCGCGCCCGCCGCCTCGTCCGCCTCCTGTGCTCGCAGCGCGCGCTCCACGCCCGCGCGCGACTCCGAGAGCAGGCGGCGCAGCGCCGCGTTCGGGCCCGCCGAGGCGAGCCAGGCGTCCGTCGCTTCCAGCGTCTCCCGCGAGACCTGGAGGGCCGGGTAGAGGCCGACCGCGACCTGCTGGGCCATCTCGTGGGAGCGGGACTCCCAGACGCCCTCGACCGCCGCGAAGTACTTCTCCGTGTACGGGGCGAGCAGCTCGCGCTGGTCGGTCTGGACGAAGCCGCCGATCACCGCCTCCTGGAGGGAGTTGGGCAGCTTGTCGCTCTCCACCACCGACGCCCACGCCTCCGCCTTGGCCTCGGCCAGCGGGCGGGCCGAGCGGGCGGCCGCCGCGTGGCGTTCGCCGGCGGCCGTGCGGTCGCGCTCGTACTCGGCGGTGATCTCCTCCTCGTCGTGCAGGCCCACCGCCGCCAGCCGCTGGACGAACGCCCAGCGCAACTCGGTGTCGACGGCCAGGCCCTCGACCGTCTCCGTACCGTCCAGCAGCCCCTGCAACAGGTCGAGCTGCTGCGGGGTGCGCGCGGTCACGGCGAACGCCCTTGCCCACGCCAGCTGGTGGTCGCTGCCCGGCTCGGCCACCCGGAGGTGGGCCAGCGTGGCGTCCGTCCACCGGGTCAGCCCGGCCTCGCGCCACGCGGGCGCGGCGTACAGGTCGAGCGCCAGCTTCACCTGGCGGTGCAGGGACTGGACGACGCCGATGTCCGACTCCTTGGCGATGCCGGACAGCACCAGCTCCAGGTAGTCGCGCGTGGCCAGTTCGCCGTCGCGCGTCATGTCCCACGCCGAGGCCCAGGACAGCGCGCGCGGCAGCGACTCGGCGAAGTCGCCGAGGTGTTCGGTGACGACCCGCAGCGACTCCTCGTCCAGCCGGACCTTCGCGTACGACAGGTCGTCGTCGTTGAGGAGGATGACCGCCGGGCGCGGGGTGTTCGCCGGGAACGGCACCTCCGTGCGCGCGCCGTCCACGTCCAGCTCGATCCGGCTCGTACGGACCAGCTTGCCGTCGCCGTCCAGGTCGTAGCAGCCGACCGCGATCCGGTGCGGACGCAGGACGGGGGAGCCCTTCGCGCCCTCCGGCAGCGCCGGGGCCTCCTGGAGCACGGCCAGGGACGTCACATGACCCGCGTCGTCCAGCTCGATCTCCGGGCGCAGGATGTTGATGCCGGCCGTCTCCAGCCACGACTTCGACCAGGTCTTCAGGTCACGCCCGGAGGTCTCCTCCAGCGCGCCCAGCAGATCCGACAGGCGCGTGTTGCCGAACGCGTGCGCCTTGAAGTACGCCTGCACGCCCTTGAAGAACTCGTCCTGGCCGACGTACGCGACGAGCTGCTTCAGTACCGAGGCGCCCTTGGCGTACGTGATGCCGTCGAAGTTGACCAGCACGTCGTCCAGGTCACGGATCTCCGCCATGATCGGGTGCGTGGAGGGCAGCTGGTCCTGCCGGTAGGCCCAGGTCTTCATCGAGTTGGCGAACGTCGTCCACGAATGCGGCCACCGGGACTCCGGCGCGTACGCCAGGCAGGCGATCGACGTGTACGTGGCGAACGACTCGTTCAGCCACAGGTCGTTCCACCACTCCATGGTGACCAGGTCGCCGAACCACATGTGCGCCAGCTCGTGCAGGATCGTCTCGGCCCGCGTCTCGTACGCCGCGTCCGTCACCTTCGAACGGAAGACGTACTGGTCGCGGATGGTCACCGCGCCCGCGTTCTCCATCGCGCCCGCGTTGAACTCCGGCACGAACAGCTGGTCGTACTTGGCGAAGGGGTAGTCGTACGCGAACTTCTCCTGGAACCAGTCGAAGCCCTGCCGCGTGACCTCGAAGATCGCGTCCGAGTCGAGGTACTCGGCGAGCGAGGGCCGGCAGTAGATACCGAGCGGCACCGACTGCCCGTCCTTCTCGTACGAGCTGTGCACCGAGTGGTACGGGCCGACGATCAGCGCGGTGATGTACGACGAGATGCGCGGCG
It encodes the following:
- a CDS encoding 5-formyltetrahydrofolate cyclo-ligase; translation: MTNIDQAKENVRDQVWRQLEREGAVPEGSYGKIPGFYGAEATADRLAELDEWKRARTIKANPDWAQLPIRTRALRDGKLLYMAVPRMASLRPFFLLDPEALELPVEQAAEKRGAAQAARRVGVEDMNPIDVVICGSVAVNRSGARIGKGAGYSDLEVALLIEAGLVTEETVIVAPVHQLQVIDGEIPETEHDFRVDLIVTPDEVIECPNPRRPQGLVWSDLAPEKIEAIPVLAAQVRARQGTRSFRR
- a CDS encoding recombinase family protein, with protein sequence MRPAIYGYMRVVSSDETDDESKRVKQELAAYAQREGFTLDQMFTENIWCSESAFYVMLDALKCHEVKDIIVPSLWHFARLPGLQDAMRQHIEQETGARIWVVQGQRCGGEFGGPPASSVANRSSHVGITGPAPGSSER
- the pepN gene encoding aminopeptidase N; the encoded protein is MPGTNLTREEAQQRAKLLTVDSYEIDLDLSGAQEGGTFRSAATVRFRSAEAGAGTFIDLVAPAVHEVVLNGTALDAAAVFKDSRIALDGLHEGDNELTVVAECAYTNTGEGLHRFVDPVDQQAYLYTQFEVPDARRVFASFEQPDLKATFQFTVKAPDGWTVVSNSPTPEPSDHTWVFEPTPRISSYITALIVGPYHSVHSSYEKDGQSVPLGIYCRPSLAEYLDSDAIFEVTRQGFDWFQEKFAYDYPFAKYDQLFVPEFNAGAMENAGAVTIRDQYVFRSKVTDAAYETRAETILHELAHMWFGDLVTMEWWNDLWLNESFATYTSIACLAYAPESRWPHSWTTFANSMKTWAYRQDQLPSTHPIMAEIRDLDDVLVNFDGITYAKGASVLKQLVAYVGQDEFFKGVQAYFKAHAFGNTRLSDLLGALEETSGRDLKTWSKSWLETAGINILRPEIELDDAGHVTSLAVLQEAPALPEGAKGSPVLRPHRIAVGCYDLDGDGKLVRTSRIELDVDGARTEVPFPANTPRPAVILLNDDDLSYAKVRLDEESLRVVTEHLGDFAESLPRALSWASAWDMTRDGELATRDYLELVLSGIAKESDIGVVQSLHRQVKLALDLYAAPAWREAGLTRWTDATLAHLRVAEPGSDHQLAWARAFAVTARTPQQLDLLQGLLDGTETVEGLAVDTELRWAFVQRLAAVGLHDEEEITAEYERDRTAAGERHAAAARSARPLAEAKAEAWASVVESDKLPNSLQEAVIGGFVQTDQRELLAPYTEKYFAAVEGVWESRSHEMAQQVAVGLYPALQVSRETLEATDAWLASAGPNAALRRLLSESRAGVERALRAQEADEAAGAA
- a CDS encoding DUF6082 family protein, which gives rise to MKSLVPAVSTALFTASAVGVVHIALGVRRHRQRCRLTTGEMHARLMADQEQHPALAVMWASLAAFAAEERTHQLHCHRWLLLWSLQHRTRIVAPGAMRRVAADFMRHPENRSAWEYARHTMLGEVRDGADRRFVRLFDDAYDTWHEQSMATEAGESS
- a CDS encoding helix-turn-helix domain-containing protein, with protein sequence MTAKRVRLAQRRKSAGYSQEKLAERLGVERSTVARWETAESEPQPWARPKLAAALKVTVEELQSLLDDVSVVQTKPSERMNYVLEHPSSVDLVAVALLHERICQLDEQYDRAPSTALMGPAGQIHGQVKFLRENTTRPRVRKALFEVEAESATFMGQLVWDVSQRRDHEAPVVYLDAAVTAARQAHDPYTEAYATLRKSFVALYGERNPLRGASLAGRAAEVARHVSPSLTGLSLLHVAEGSAMTGDLKSCEEALTKAEEQLNRVGTDDMAADYYTINEFSRLSGSCYLFLNLPERAEPILRKTARALVAKQKSQAIVLGNLTLSLIRQRKLDEATVAIHRTIDAVELTRGGGGLNLAFAACRELREWRHEPWAQDINDRLLALMTAI
- a CDS encoding ADP-ribosylglycohydrolase family protein, which encodes MTVVKRMKRVVGAVVGSAVGDALGGPFEFGPSGAFSARFPVAGAGAGGEMAGGGGWDPGEATDDTQMAVLVGESLLERGGLDLPDIFGRFQRWAVSEPKDIGLQTEDVLTNGSPWDLAAAVHFQVNRHAAGNGSLMRASTSAVYFAPGGRRVTMDAARRVAALTHGDRAAWEGTAVFHELVRVALDGAEPLAALPDILGAVHPDHRARYATVLAPDWHPGLATEFNGAVWPCLGSAVWALRTTESYEDAVRAAIDLGGDTDTVAAVTGGLAGARYGLDAIPGRWTGPLHVPLPGSGARVLRLPELLDLARRLGGSHGPGQAA